The following are encoded together in the Patescibacteria group bacterium genome:
- a CDS encoding glycosyltransferase family 2 protein: protein MKVSIITPSFNQVQFIERTIQSVLNQTGDFELEYIIIDGGSTDGSVDIIKRYAEQDTRIQWVSEKDSGQSNAINKGLKKATGDIVAYLNSDDTYLPDAINVVMAYFRQYPNKQWVTGQCKIINEHDREIRKFITWYKKLLLKHYSYKKLLSENFISQPATFWRKKLHDEVGYFSEQENFCMDYEFWLRLGQKYQAGVINKYIANFRYYQGSKSGSVNKKQFQDELRLARLYGKNHPIILLLHQFNYFKIILAYKLMVLIR, encoded by the coding sequence ATGAAAGTTTCCATCATCACTCCATCATTTAATCAAGTTCAGTTTATTGAACGCACTATTCAAAGCGTCTTAAATCAAACCGGCGATTTTGAGCTTGAGTACATCATCATTGATGGCGGCTCAACCGATGGCTCAGTTGATATTATTAAACGTTATGCAGAGCAAGATACGCGCATCCAATGGGTGTCGGAGAAAGATTCAGGACAATCTAATGCCATCAACAAGGGTCTAAAAAAAGCAACGGGTGATATTGTTGCTTATTTAAATTCTGATGATACCTATTTGCCGGATGCGATCAATGTCGTAATGGCATATTTTAGACAATATCCAAACAAACAGTGGGTAACTGGTCAATGTAAAATTATCAATGAACATGACCGTGAAATTAGAAAATTTATTACCTGGTACAAAAAATTATTACTAAAGCATTATAGTTATAAAAAATTATTGAGTGAAAATTTCATTTCTCAACCAGCTACATTTTGGCGGAAAAAATTACATGATGAAGTGGGTTATTTTAGTGAGCAGGAAAATTTCTGCATGGATTATGAATTTTGGTTAAGACTTGGTCAAAAATATCAAGCTGGCGTAATAAATAAATACATCGCAAATTTTAGATATTATCAGGGCAGTAAAAGCGGTAGTGTTAATAAAAAACAATTTCAGGATGAACTACGTTTAGCAAGACTTTATGGAAAAAATCATCCTATTATTCTACTTTTACACCAATTTAATTATTTCAAAATCATATTGGCTTATAAACTGATGGTGTTAATAAGATAA
- a CDS encoding glycosyltransferase family 4 protein: MKKILFLFPHFFLPGGAANSTVRFARYLQHHGYIVEILCAGATSDFLQQNNDLKFKLVKIPPSNTLQYWALLLIWQFKINLVLSCYKDYIFFPQVLPSNWWAWLYKLNHKNQKIIWNCNEPSAFIHSVDWINAIKNPLMRLGAKLFRPILKLIDVYLEKQNDLVFGNSQFAAASYKTCYGKTTQGVIYPPSYIKDVAPALTKDNYFFTVSRLTKFKNVDLLINSFTKIAQRYPNYNLIIAGQGEYLNTLKKLTQNNKIEDRVTFLGSVSDDQLANLYIKARATVFCSKNEPFGLVPIESMMYGTPVVAYNNGGPKETIINGKTGFLFEADDMLTGFLERIIKLDDKSYQVMQHAAQLQAKKFDISISGVQLEKMIIAVE, encoded by the coding sequence GTGAAAAAAATTCTTTTTCTATTTCCACATTTTTTTCTACCGGGTGGTGCCGCTAACTCAACAGTTCGATTTGCTCGCTATCTACAACACCACGGATATATTGTGGAAATTTTATGTGCCGGAGCCACGAGCGATTTTCTACAACAAAATAACGATCTCAAATTCAAACTTGTTAAAATACCACCCAGTAATACATTACAGTACTGGGCACTATTATTAATCTGGCAATTTAAAATCAATCTGGTATTATCTTGTTATAAAGACTATATTTTTTTCCCGCAAGTGTTACCGTCAAATTGGTGGGCTTGGTTATACAAACTAAACCATAAAAATCAAAAAATTATTTGGAATTGTAATGAACCAAGTGCCTTTATTCATTCAGTAGATTGGATTAATGCTATTAAGAATCCACTGATGCGGTTGGGAGCAAAGCTATTTCGTCCCATTTTAAAATTAATTGATGTCTATTTAGAAAAACAAAATGATCTGGTATTTGGTAATAGCCAGTTTGCCGCAGCTAGTTATAAGACATGTTATGGTAAAACTACTCAAGGCGTAATATATCCACCATCATATATCAAAGATGTTGCGCCAGCCTTAACGAAAGACAATTATTTTTTTACTGTCAGTCGGTTAACAAAATTTAAAAATGTTGATTTACTCATCAATTCATTTACTAAAATAGCTCAGAGATATCCAAATTATAATCTCATCATAGCTGGCCAGGGTGAATATTTAAACACTTTAAAAAAGTTAACGCAGAATAATAAAATCGAAGATCGAGTGACCTTTTTAGGGTCAGTATCAGACGATCAATTAGCTAATTTATATATTAAGGCTAGAGCAACAGTGTTTTGTTCAAAAAATGAACCATTTGGGCTTGTTCCAATCGAATCAATGATGTATGGTACACCAGTGGTTGCTTATAATAACGGTGGTCCAAAGGAAACGATTATTAATGGTAAAACCGGTTTTTTATTTGAGGCTGATGATATGTTAACCGGCTTCCTAGAAAGAATTATTAAGCTTGATGATAAATCTTATCAGGTTATGCAACACGCTGCTCAGTTACAGGCTAAAAAGTTTGATATCTCGATTTCTGGTGTTCAATTAGAAAAAATGATTATTGCAGTAGAATGA
- a CDS encoding glycosyltransferase family 2 protein gives MKLSIITPSYNQGQFIGKTFSSILQQTCVDELEYIIVDAVSTDETAQVIQEYLPKFEQHKITVKVICESDKGQSDAINKGWNLATGDIITYLNSDDYYESNVLQAVLDYFTNHSTTQWAYGGWNLVNRSGKVYTIVKPTNFVRQNLLDYDNIGQPSCFFRKTLLDQCGRLRQDYHLAMDYDLWLRFLQKYEPAIIPKVIANMRYYADAKSAQRTKQQVLEMYHIASHYTKPLSYQRFRQYFFVCTGWLVSILHLDISRRIDRMTQ, from the coding sequence ATGAAACTTTCAATTATTACGCCGTCATATAATCAGGGTCAATTTATTGGGAAAACATTTTCTAGTATCTTACAACAAACTTGTGTCGATGAGCTTGAATATATTATTGTTGATGCTGTTTCTACTGATGAAACAGCTCAAGTTATTCAAGAGTATTTACCAAAATTTGAACAACACAAGATTACAGTTAAAGTTATTTGTGAGTCAGATAAAGGTCAATCTGACGCTATTAATAAGGGTTGGAATTTGGCGACAGGTGACATTATAACTTATCTAAATTCAGATGATTACTATGAATCAAATGTTTTACAAGCAGTTTTAGATTATTTTACAAATCATTCTACAACCCAATGGGCATATGGCGGTTGGAATTTAGTGAATCGCTCTGGTAAAGTATACACTATCGTTAAACCAACCAATTTTGTGCGCCAGAATTTGTTAGACTATGATAATATTGGTCAGCCCAGCTGTTTCTTTAGAAAAACTTTATTAGATCAATGTGGTAGGTTGCGACAGGATTATCATCTAGCCATGGATTATGATTTATGGTTGCGATTTTTGCAAAAATATGAACCAGCTATTATTCCAAAAGTTATTGCAAACATGCGCTATTATGCTGATGCAAAAAGTGCGCAACGCACCAAACAACAAGTTTTAGAAATGTACCATATTGCTAGTCACTATACAAAACCATTGAGTTATCAAAGATTTCGCCAGTATTTTTTTGTGTGTACTGGCTGGTTGGTAAGTATATTACATCTAGATATTTCTCGTCGTATTGACCGTATGACTCAGTAG
- a CDS encoding glycosyltransferase, whose translation MKTRLAFVDHSFHRNTHSGDFLRELFSEQYIVQDLWDDGWKKGKSITAQAVNETQADVVFFFQSLPTFSELRKIKPKIIWAPMYDSVPIHNRAYWFELSTIPIKMLTFSSTLHRHLLNNQLDSLFVQYWFNPETLPQVTDYSTIRIFFWQRTDITFQHVKKIIGNTPVEKCIVKLNPDPQFAASRPTAEDIKKYHIQIVESGFTDKTSYLKLLQSCNVFICPRRYEGIGMSFLEAMAMGLVPIALDHPTMNEYIQHSKNGLLWKKLELLSFDNLSTLGTQVHQITTQGYTDWKKQTQLILQFMSEPAQAKRSYQINLLFKNYFLKGLYTLYLVKRRFLGGTY comes from the coding sequence ATGAAGACTAGATTAGCTTTTGTTGATCATTCCTTTCATCGCAACACTCATTCCGGCGACTTCTTACGTGAGCTTTTCAGCGAACAATATATTGTTCAAGATTTGTGGGACGATGGTTGGAAAAAGGGTAAAAGTATAACGGCTCAAGCTGTCAATGAAACCCAAGCAGACGTAGTATTTTTTTTCCAATCGCTGCCAACTTTTAGTGAATTGAGAAAAATAAAACCGAAGATTATTTGGGCACCCATGTACGATTCGGTACCAATTCATAATCGAGCTTACTGGTTTGAATTATCCACGATCCCCATTAAAATGTTGACCTTCAGCAGTACTTTACATAGACATTTACTTAACAACCAATTAGATAGTTTGTTTGTCCAATATTGGTTTAACCCAGAAACGTTACCACAAGTAACGGATTACAGTACGATTCGGATATTTTTTTGGCAACGTACCGATATTACTTTTCAACATGTCAAGAAAATTATTGGAAATACTCCTGTTGAAAAATGTATCGTGAAGCTAAATCCTGATCCTCAGTTTGCCGCTAGTCGACCAACCGCTGAAGATATTAAAAAATATCATATTCAAATTGTTGAATCCGGTTTTACAGATAAAACTTCTTATCTAAAGTTACTGCAATCATGTAATGTATTTATTTGCCCGCGCCGTTATGAGGGTATTGGTATGAGTTTTTTGGAAGCCATGGCGATGGGGCTTGTACCAATAGCACTGGATCATCCTACAATGAATGAATATATTCAACATAGTAAGAATGGACTACTATGGAAAAAACTTGAACTATTGTCTTTTGACAACCTATCAACATTAGGTACTCAAGTTCATCAAATTACCACTCAAGGATATACGGATTGGAAAAAACAAACTCAACTCATTTTACAGTTTATGTCTGAACCAGCTCAGGCTAAACGATCATATCAAATTAATTTGCTATTTAAAAATTATTTCTTGAAGGGATTATATACCTTGTACTTAGTTAAACGTCGTTTCTTGGGTGGTACCTACTGA
- a CDS encoding glycosyltransferase family 4 protein gives MANSSKKNILFIGNYPPPYGGVPRHFEYLMPHLIKQNWSIHVLSGGNSGIKKQADLTVYKPTQWQRYFSFTRQLFHQPNHPVFQQLKKVARPDWLRYITYIEMGRHIIEQHNIQLISAFNMYSYAPIGAYLSEAYNIPLIVTNFGEFYSHKTFFQKNPNLTQYVCERSTKLLAMSKHCADSYSEIGLKPNVTVIPYGVDIKMFKPDNNGDIIRKRFNLTPTDLVVLFVGRLCHDMGLSTLLEAINQLVLNKPSIKYIIAGESGDATKAVQQLSEKYLKRVFFTTCIPFDELPLFYAAASIVVAPTQGARACGSLAAIEAMSTGKPVIAAQVGGIPEIIQHNITGQLVEANNSAMLAENIAKLSELSPVKLNAMGTAARQRVVTIYDESKLDQQFEQFYNSLLVPHED, from the coding sequence ATGGCTAATAGTTCGAAAAAAAATATTTTGTTTATTGGTAATTACCCTCCGCCTTATGGCGGAGTACCGCGTCATTTTGAATATCTCATGCCACATCTTATAAAACAAAATTGGTCTATTCACGTATTATCTGGTGGCAATAGTGGTATTAAGAAACAAGCTGATCTAACTGTCTACAAACCTACCCAATGGCAACGTTATTTTAGTTTTACTCGTCAATTATTTCATCAACCAAATCACCCAGTATTTCAACAATTAAAAAAAGTAGCACGCCCCGATTGGTTGCGTTATATCACTTACATTGAGATGGGACGTCACATTATTGAACAGCATAACATTCAGCTCATTAGTGCTTTTAATATGTATAGTTACGCACCTATCGGAGCCTACTTGAGTGAGGCTTATAACATTCCGTTGATTGTGACAAATTTCGGTGAATTTTATAGTCATAAGACATTTTTTCAAAAAAATCCTAACCTGACTCAATACGTTTGTGAGCGCAGTACAAAATTGTTAGCTATGAGCAAACACTGTGCAGACAGTTATTCCGAAATTGGGTTAAAACCAAATGTTACGGTTATCCCTTATGGAGTAGATATTAAAATGTTCAAACCTGATAATAATGGAGACATTATTCGTAAACGTTTTAACTTAACCCCAACTGACTTGGTGGTTCTTTTTGTTGGTCGACTCTGCCATGATATGGGTTTATCAACTCTATTGGAAGCTATTAATCAACTGGTCTTAAACAAACCATCTATAAAATATATTATTGCCGGTGAATCTGGTGATGCAACTAAAGCAGTCCAACAATTGTCGGAAAAATATCTTAAACGGGTTTTTTTTACAACTTGTATCCCCTTCGATGAATTGCCTTTATTTTATGCCGCTGCTTCAATAGTAGTGGCACCAACTCAAGGAGCCAGGGCTTGCGGTAGTTTGGCGGCCATTGAAGCCATGAGTACTGGTAAACCAGTCATTGCTGCTCAAGTCGGCGGCATTCCAGAAATTATTCAACATAATATTACTGGCCAATTAGTTGAAGCAAATAATTCAGCTATGCTAGCTGAAAATATAGCAAAACTTTCCGAACTATCTCCGGTTAAGTTAAACGCTATGGGTACGGCTGCAAGACAACGCGTTGTAACAATTTATGATGAATCTAAACTAGATCAACAGTTTGAGCAATTCTATAACTCATTACTTGTGCCTCATGAAGACTAG
- a CDS encoding class I SAM-dependent methyltransferase translates to MSDYKKELYNNYVTTHTAHRKGAGSLVDFQNRIYPFNHEMGRFLPVNQTAKILDLGCGNGSIVWWLQQKGYTEASGIDISPEQIKIGEELGVKNIVCGDLFSFLEKNTAQFELIIARDVLEHFSKPDVVRILQYCQQALAVNGKLIVHVPNGESPFFGRVRYGDYTHELAFTRNTIMQIGQQYGFAQVDVYQIFSRGRGIQETMRQIMWWGVQKIYKLLLFTETGKVPYIVSQNLLAILYKNKPHG, encoded by the coding sequence ATGTCTGATTATAAAAAAGAGCTGTACAATAATTACGTCACAACCCACACGGCACATCGAAAAGGGGCTGGTTCGTTGGTTGATTTTCAAAACCGGATTTATCCATTTAATCATGAAATGGGTCGATTTTTACCCGTAAATCAAACTGCTAAAATCTTAGATCTTGGATGTGGTAATGGTAGCATTGTGTGGTGGTTACAACAAAAAGGTTATACGGAAGCCAGTGGTATTGATATTAGCCCGGAACAAATTAAAATTGGTGAAGAGTTAGGAGTAAAAAATATTGTTTGTGGTGATCTATTTTCTTTCTTAGAAAAGAATACTGCTCAATTTGAATTAATCATAGCACGGGACGTATTAGAACATTTTTCTAAGCCAGATGTTGTGCGCATACTTCAATATTGTCAACAAGCTCTGGCCGTAAATGGAAAATTGATTGTGCATGTCCCAAATGGAGAATCACCCTTTTTTGGCCGCGTTCGCTATGGTGACTACACTCATGAATTGGCTTTTACCCGTAATACCATAATGCAGATTGGCCAACAATATGGTTTTGCTCAAGTCGATGTTTATCAAATATTTTCTAGAGGTCGAGGTATCCAAGAAACCATGCGACAAATCATGTGGTGGGGCGTTCAAAAAATTTATAAATTACTGCTTTTCACCGAAACTGGAAAAGTGCCATATATTGTGAGCCAAAATTTGCTGGCCATATTGTATAAAAATAAACCACATGGCTAA
- a CDS encoding lipopolysaccharide biosynthesis protein: MIWSILQVISKQGLSFIIFAILSWLLSPKDFGVLATAMIMISFLDSFTENGFSSALIQRQNVTNRHFSSIFVVNVLVGMILTIIGIVSAGFAANYFSTPLLKPVIQILSLSFIINTLSLTQIALAQKKLHFRVLAIRDTISTVISGGIGITLALFGFGVWSLVIQTVCLSVINTLVLWGVSDWRPNLKEFSMVAVKELWPYSSRLLVFNIIKFFAQNTEKIFISLMLGTVTLGIYSFAFKFTVTPITMFVGAIGIYLFPKFSNLQTDLKAVVNSYLLTTRVTHTIVTPILMTIIITAPIIVPAVWGNIWIKTIPILQILSILTYVQVIVSPAGPIFKAFDKLNWLLYWSIGITLATAISLPIAIHFFALSGAAWMITIVYLVSLTIMYFLIHKLLPIRWQDIMLALWPSFGSSVLAGLGFLLIIHFIPSLFWFRLICGLLVDGSIYLIILYWLDRNSIRLIIQELKKIIHPNQAA; encoded by the coding sequence ATGATTTGGTCTATTCTGCAAGTGATCAGTAAACAAGGTCTTTCTTTTATAATTTTTGCGATTTTAAGTTGGTTACTTAGCCCTAAGGATTTTGGTGTATTGGCCACAGCCATGATAATGATCTCTTTTCTGGATTCTTTCACTGAAAACGGCTTCAGTTCGGCTTTAATTCAACGACAAAATGTCACCAACCGTCATTTTAGTTCTATTTTTGTTGTTAATGTTCTAGTAGGAATGATACTTACTATTATCGGTATTGTTAGCGCTGGTTTTGCCGCAAATTATTTTTCGACTCCACTCTTAAAACCAGTAATTCAAATATTGTCACTCAGTTTTATAATTAATACATTGTCTCTCACTCAAATTGCTTTAGCTCAAAAAAAATTACATTTTCGTGTTTTAGCAATTCGAGATACTATTTCAACTGTTATCAGTGGTGGCATCGGCATCACCCTAGCGTTATTTGGTTTTGGTGTCTGGAGTTTAGTCATTCAGACAGTTTGCCTCTCAGTCATAAATACGTTGGTATTATGGGGTGTCTCTGATTGGAGACCAAATCTGAAAGAATTTTCAATGGTAGCCGTAAAAGAATTGTGGCCTTATAGTTCGCGTCTATTAGTGTTCAACATTATTAAATTTTTTGCACAAAATACAGAAAAAATTTTTATTTCCCTGATGCTTGGTACAGTGACTCTTGGAATTTATTCATTTGCATTCAAATTTACCGTAACACCAATTACTATGTTTGTTGGAGCAATTGGTATATATTTATTTCCAAAATTTTCCAATCTTCAAACTGATCTTAAAGCTGTAGTAAACTCATATTTATTAACCACTCGCGTAACCCACACAATTGTTACACCTATTCTTATGACTATTATCATAACGGCCCCAATTATTGTTCCGGCTGTTTGGGGTAATATATGGATTAAAACTATTCCAATTTTACAAATCCTTTCAATATTAACCTATGTCCAAGTGATAGTATCTCCCGCAGGACCAATATTCAAAGCGTTTGACAAACTTAATTGGTTGCTTTATTGGTCAATTGGAATTACTTTAGCGACTGCGATAAGTTTACCTATTGCAATTCATTTTTTTGCTCTATCGGGAGCAGCTTGGATGATCACAATTGTCTACCTCGTTAGTTTAACTATAATGTATTTTTTAATTCATAAGCTTCTGCCGATTCGTTGGCAAGATATTATGCTTGCTTTATGGCCATCTTTCGGATCCAGTGTGTTAGCTGGTCTTGGTTTTTTACTAATTATTCATTTTATACCAAGTTTATTTTGGTTCCGACTAATTTGTGGTTTACTGGTTGATGGTTCTATCTATTTAATTATACTATATTGGTTAGACCGTAATAGCATACGACTGATTATTCAAGAACTAAAAAAAATCATACATCCTAACCAGGCTGCTTGA
- a CDS encoding N-acetylneuraminate synthase family protein, translating to MRELQIGQTIINDNSDCFVIAEIGHNHQGNLETCKSMFKAAKEAGASAVKIQKRDNKFLYTKDFYNSPYNSENAYAPTYGEHRDFLEFGEAEYQELKRYAAELDIIFFATPFDVHSVEFMEKLDTPMYKTASAELTNIPFLEYVAKKGKPMIISTGAATMEDVERAYNAVTAINKNVALLQCTATYPTPPEVINLRVLETYRKKFPDAVVGLSTHFSGIVMGPVMYTLGGRIIEQHFTINRAMKGTDQAFSLEPVGLSKMIRDMKRTRLALGDGKKVLLDAEIPASIKMAKKIVAAKNLPAGHVLTEADLAFKSPGDGLKPYHAQELYGKTLKVPLQEDEELSLDHV from the coding sequence ATGAGAGAGCTACAAATCGGTCAAACAATCATTAATGATAACAGTGATTGTTTTGTTATTGCTGAAATTGGGCATAATCATCAAGGTAATCTAGAAACCTGTAAGTCTATGTTTAAGGCCGCCAAAGAAGCAGGAGCAAGTGCTGTTAAAATTCAAAAGCGAGATAATAAATTTTTATACACAAAAGATTTTTATAACTCACCATATAATTCAGAAAATGCCTATGCTCCAACCTACGGTGAGCATCGTGATTTTTTAGAGTTTGGAGAAGCTGAATATCAAGAGCTAAAACGTTACGCCGCAGAATTGGATATTATTTTTTTCGCTACACCTTTTGATGTGCACAGTGTCGAGTTTATGGAGAAGTTAGATACTCCGATGTATAAAACAGCCTCAGCCGAGCTAACCAATATTCCATTCTTAGAATATGTTGCCAAAAAAGGTAAGCCGATGATTATTAGTACTGGAGCAGCTACGATGGAGGATGTTGAGCGCGCCTATAATGCTGTGACCGCGATAAATAAAAATGTTGCTTTATTACAATGCACGGCTACCTACCCAACACCACCAGAAGTAATCAATTTACGTGTGTTAGAGACGTATCGGAAAAAATTTCCGGATGCAGTAGTTGGTTTATCAACTCATTTTAGTGGCATTGTCATGGGTCCGGTAATGTATACCTTAGGCGGTCGTATTATTGAACAACATTTCACCATTAACCGCGCCATGAAGGGGACGGATCAAGCTTTTTCATTGGAACCAGTCGGATTAAGCAAAATGATTCGTGATATGAAACGAACGCGCTTAGCCTTGGGTGATGGTAAAAAAGTATTATTGGATGCGGAAATTCCTGCTAGTATTAAGATGGCCAAAAAAATTGTGGCCGCTAAAAATTTACCGGCTGGTCATGTTCTAACTGAAGCTGATTTAGCTTTCAAATCTCCCGGTGATGGCTTAAAACCATACCATGCTCAAGAATTATATGGCAAGACTTTGAAAGTACCTTTGCAGGAAGATGAAGAATTGTCTCTCGATCATGTCTAA
- a CDS encoding HAD hydrolase family protein, giving the protein MSKALPQLATTTKTKLVVFDFDGVFTDNTVWTDQHGNESVRCWRSDGLGLVKLKNLGIKIYVLSTEENPVVAARCKKLKIPCIPGVNDKKAALLKLMTDQGVSSDNTIYVGNDINDVECLTLVDCSIVVADAYPAALKVAKYRTTKPGGYGAVREICDWINNNYGKK; this is encoded by the coding sequence ATGTCTAAGGCATTACCACAGCTTGCAACTACTACCAAGACTAAATTAGTCGTGTTTGATTTCGACGGTGTGTTTACAGATAATACAGTTTGGACAGATCAACATGGCAATGAATCGGTGCGGTGCTGGCGCAGTGATGGGCTTGGCTTAGTAAAACTTAAAAATCTTGGAATAAAAATTTATGTTCTGTCCACCGAAGAAAATCCAGTTGTAGCAGCACGGTGCAAAAAATTGAAAATACCGTGTATACCTGGTGTGAATGATAAAAAAGCGGCTTTGCTTAAATTGATGACAGATCAGGGGGTATCATCTGACAATACAATTTATGTTGGTAATGACATTAATGATGTCGAGTGTTTAACCTTAGTTGATTGCTCCATTGTCGTAGCTGATGCTTATCCGGCAGCACTTAAAGTGGCGAAATATCGAACCACTAAGCCAGGTGGTTATGGTGCAGTGAGAGAGATTTGTGATTGGATAAATAATAATTATGGAAAAAAATAA
- a CDS encoding SDR family oxidoreductase, whose product MEKNNIFSLVGKVAVVTGAKGKLGRVWVETLKQAGAKVAELDLPEADVTNKASLEVARQMIEADLGVVDILINNAGIDQPPNQPTKTFLLEDFSGDIFKQVLDVNVVGAFYCMQVFGKSMVQQQHGSIINIGSLYASVSPDARFYDHLKNDPPFLKPPVYGASKAALVQLTKYFATHWGDYNVRVNTLSPGGIEGGQDSEFKRKFNERVPLGRMGSTTDLVGPLLFLASDASGYMTGQELIIDGGFTAW is encoded by the coding sequence ATGGAAAAAAATAATATATTTTCATTAGTAGGTAAAGTGGCCGTTGTTACCGGAGCCAAAGGAAAATTAGGTCGAGTTTGGGTTGAAACTCTTAAGCAAGCCGGTGCTAAAGTGGCTGAGCTTGATTTACCTGAAGCTGATGTTACTAACAAAGCCTCCCTCGAGGTGGCTCGCCAAATGATTGAAGCCGATCTTGGTGTGGTAGATATTTTGATCAACAACGCTGGTATCGATCAACCACCTAACCAACCAACGAAAACATTTTTATTAGAAGATTTTTCTGGAGATATTTTTAAACAGGTGTTAGATGTTAACGTAGTAGGAGCATTTTATTGTATGCAAGTTTTTGGTAAGAGTATGGTACAACAACAACATGGTTCCATTATTAATATTGGTTCTTTGTATGCTTCAGTTTCACCTGATGCGCGGTTTTATGATCACTTAAAAAATGATCCACCTTTTTTAAAGCCACCTGTCTATGGAGCGTCGAAAGCCGCTTTAGTTCAATTAACTAAATATTTTGCTACTCATTGGGGTGATTACAATGTTCGGGTTAATACTTTGTCACCAGGTGGAATTGAGGGAGGGCAAGACAGTGAGTTTAAACGTAAATTTAATGAGCGTGTGCCGCTGGGTCGAATGGGTAGCACAACTGATCTGGTTGGACCGCTCCTTTTTCTTGCTTCAGATGCTTCTGGTTATATGACCGGCCAAGAATTGATTATCGACGGTGGCTTTACGGCTTGGTAG